The DNA region GGCTCGCCGAGAAAGGTCACGGACAGGACCATGGTCACGAGAGGCGCGGCCGCCAGGATGGGAAAGACCCGCGAGGCGAGGTCGTTCTTGAGGATGGAGAAGTAGACGCCCACGAACGTCGTGGCGAGGACGGCGGGAATGAGAATCAGGCCGAGCGTCCTTCCGGATACCTGAAAGAGAGGTTTGACGTTTCCCGCAACGAGGCAGGCGCTCATCAGGAGGACGGAGATGAAGACGCTGCGGATCGTAAAAACGGTCAGGGGCGCCGCATCCCGAAGGCTCGCCTTCTCAAAAATCGCCGCGGCTCCCGCCAGGACGGCGACCAAAATGGAGAGAAGGAAATTCCGTAGAGCCAAGAGTCCGCCTTGCCGTCCTTTGGATCACATCTTGGGAGAAAATTCCACAGCGAAGGCGGGCTCTTCCTCCCTGCGGTGCCGCGACTCCGCCGCCCAGAGCGATAGGGCGAAGAAAAGGGAGAGAACGGAAGCCCCGAGCCACAAGGCCTTCACCTGCGAGAAATCGGAGATTCCTCCGGAGACCGCCCGGCCCGCTTCGATCATCCGGCCGCTCAAGAAATCCTGCAAGGCCGCCCCCAGGTAACTGAATCCCCCGATGAATCCCAGGGCCGCGCCGCTGGCCCGCTTCGAGCACAAATCCATGGCGGCCAGCCCCCCCAAGAAAACCAGCTGCCCGCCCACCGCGAAACCGGCGGCCGCCATGCCCACAGAGACCAGCCAGGGACGCGTCGAAGGGGCATACAGCAGGACCCAAAGGGAGACGATCAGCAACAGGCCGTAGCCGCAGGCGGCGGGGGCGCGGCGGGCCTGGAAGAAGCGGTCGGAAATGGGTCCCGCGAGGACGGTGCCGGCCACGCCCACAATGGAAAAGAGCGAGACGACGAAGCCCGCCTCCGGCAGCGAATAGCCCCTTTCGATCTGCAGATAGAGGACGCCCCAGCTGTTGATGGCGTAGCGGGCGACATAGAGGAGCGCGCTCGCCAGCCCGATGAGCCAAACGTAGGGGTTCCTCAGGACCTCGAGCTGAAGATGGGCGACCGGCCGGTCGTCGCCGTTCCGGCGTCCGGTGAAGTCGCCCTTGTATTCCGCGACCGGCGGCAGCCCGAGGCTCGACGGACGGTCGGCCATGGTCTTGTAGAGGATCGCCGCGACGGCGAGACAGACCAGCCCCGGCCCGAAGAATCCCGCCCTCCAGCCCAAGGCCCCCACCAGAAAGGCCGTGGCCGTGAACGTCATCCCCTCCCCCAGATTGTGGGCGACGCTCCAAATCGAATAGCGGGTCCCCCGCTCCCCGTTGGAGAACCACGACGAAAGAACGACGCCCGAAACCGGAACCCCCACCGACTGGAACCAGCCGTTCACGGCCCAAAGGACGAGAAAGACGGCGAACGTCCCCGAGAGTCCGAACAGGAGATTGGCGGCGGCGGACACGAAGAGTCCCGTCGCAAAGAGGCGCCGGGGATTGGAGTGGTCGGCGAAAAAACCGTTGAGCGTCTTGCCGATCCCGTAGGCGACGAGGAGGGCCGAGCCGATGACCCCCATTTGGGCGGCGTCCAAGAGCCCCGCGTCGAGCAGCGGCTTCTTGACGACGGAGAAGGAGAGCCGCGTCGTGTAGAAGAAGGCGTAGCCGAGGGTGATGGAGAGAAAGACCCGCCAGCGCATCCGCTTGTAGAGGGCGGCGGATTCTCTTGGATCGGAGATTCGCGGCCGGGCTGGATCCGGTTTGAAGAAGTGAAAAAGAATGTGGAGCTGAGGGGGATCGAACCCCTGACCTCGTCGTTGCGAACGACGCGCTCTCCCAGCTGAGCTACAGCCCCGATCTACCCGCATTGCGACCAGTTGAAGCGGCGGATTGACGGCAAGGGTAAAACAAGGGATCAGAAGACATCAATAACAAAGTAACCCCAAGAGGTGACCGATGAACCGATCCAACGCCGCACTCCTCAACTGGGCCACTCTCGGATGGGCGGTCCTCACGCCCTTGACGGGCGTCTTCGCATCCCGTCTGCCGGCCCTCTTTCACCCCGTCTGGGCCCTCGTGACGATCCCTCTCCTGGTCGCCCTTCAGGCGTCGCGGATCGGGAGAAACCAGGGTTTGGATAAACGGGCCTCCAAGATCGACACATCCCGGCGCTACATCATCATCCTCCTGCTCGTCTTCTCCTTTTTTACCGGATTGGGCGTCCAGATGGGATTCTTCTCCCTGCTCTTCCATCAAGTCATCGTCTGGCCGATGGTGGTTTACATGGGGGTGGATTGCGTGAGAACCGCGGCGGGCTAGGGCGCGTTTTTTTTCTGTCCGATCCGGTCGATCTTTCTTTCCAGTTCGGGGATCTTCCGCGCCAGGTAAAACAAGTACGCGACCGGCAGGATCCAGAAAATCGCATATCCGACGAAAAGATAACGAGAGGTATCCATCTTATCTCCCTTCTTGGTCCCTGACGCTCAGAAGCTCGCTCTTATGCTCCAATCCCAAGAGGCGGGCCCTCACCCAGTAGACTGATATGAACAAGAGCAGGACCGCGAGGTTCGTTACGAGCAGGGTTATTTTCATCTCCACCGGCATGTTCTCCTTCTTCCCCAGGACGGATGGGTGAACCCCCCGCCACAAACGGACCGAAAGGGAGATCAGCGGCAGATCGAGGAGACCGAAGAGGGTCACGACGGCGGCATAGACAGGCCCCCGGGGATCCCCCTCGAAAAAGCGCCGCAGGAGGAGACAGGCGAAAAAAATGAGCCAGATCAGAAGGGTCGTCGTCAGGCGGGGATCCCACGTCCACCACGTGCCCCAAATGGGCTTGGCCCAGACCGGGCCGCTCGCCAGCACCATCGTGCAAAACAGGAGTCCGACGGACGCCCCGGCGTGGGAGAGACGATCGAACCGCGACTTGCGCTTGATCAAATAAAGGAGGGCGAAAAGTCCCGCCAGGCTGAATCCGCAGTACATCGCGAACGCGCACGACACGTGAAAATAGAAGAGCTTCTGGACGAGACCCTGATTCACCTCCTCCGGCGAGTAAACGAAGATCAAGTAGTAGGCCGCCGTCAACAGGAGAAAGGCCGCGGCCGGAAGGACCGGGAACAGCGCCGAGGATAGTTTCTTCATACCTTCAGTGGCTCTCCAACAGAACGTCGAACACCGTCAATGATAAGACGACGTAGATCAGGTCAAAGGCGAGTAATAGATAGATCCAGGACAAATTCAAGAAGACTTTCATGCCGGAGGGA from bacterium includes:
- a CDS encoding EamA family transporter, translated to MALRNFLLSILVAVLAGAAAIFEKASLRDAAPLTVFTIRSVFISVLLMSACLVAGNVKPLFQVSGRTLGLILIPAVLATTFVGVYFSILKNDLASRVFPILAAAPLVTMVLSVTFLGEPFSWKRLAGAVLIVAGVVLVK
- a CDS encoding MFS transporter, which produces MRWRVFLSITLGYAFFYTTRLSFSVVKKPLLDAGLLDAAQMGVIGSALLVAYGIGKTLNGFFADHSNPRRLFATGLFVSAAANLLFGLSGTFAVFLVLWAVNGWFQSVGVPVSGVVLSSWFSNGERGTRYSIWSVAHNLGEGMTFTATAFLVGALGWRAGFFGPGLVCLAVAAILYKTMADRPSSLGLPPVAEYKGDFTGRRNGDDRPVAHLQLEVLRNPYVWLIGLASALLYVARYAINSWGVLYLQIERGYSLPEAGFVVSLFSIVGVAGTVLAGPISDRFFQARRAPAACGYGLLLIVSLWVLLYAPSTRPWLVSVGMAAAGFAVGGQLVFLGGLAAMDLCSKRASGAALGFIGGFSYLGAALQDFLSGRMIEAGRAVSGGISDFSQVKALWLGASVLSLFFALSLWAAESRHRREEEPAFAVEFSPKM
- a CDS encoding CcmD family protein, whose product is MDTSRYLFVGYAIFWILPVAYLFYLARKIPELERKIDRIGQKKNAP
- the ccsA gene encoding cytochrome c biogenesis protein CcsA, with protein sequence MKKLSSALFPVLPAAAFLLLTAAYYLIFVYSPEEVNQGLVQKLFYFHVSCAFAMYCGFSLAGLFALLYLIKRKSRFDRLSHAGASVGLLFCTMVLASGPVWAKPIWGTWWTWDPRLTTTLLIWLIFFACLLLRRFFEGDPRGPVYAAVVTLFGLLDLPLISLSVRLWRGVHPSVLGKKENMPVEMKITLLVTNLAVLLLFISVYWVRARLLGLEHKSELLSVRDQEGR